A DNA window from Cystobacter fuscus DSM 2262 contains the following coding sequences:
- a CDS encoding MarR family winged helix-turn-helix transcriptional regulator has translation MTRSDPPIEHAERALLLMSRLHRWAATRVQANQLSGELSLRQLTLLYAIRQGVSSPRLLARRLLVTPAVITGLLDRLERQGYVRREAEPDDRRRLRTVLTEAGLAVSQQVRQAVTGDLAAQFASASPAELKELGRALDLVERAIGALEQRTPSPPEGGLEDEEVRSARPRRVPPASGGQKKK, from the coding sequence ATGACTCGGAGCGACCCCCCCATCGAGCACGCGGAGCGCGCTCTGCTGCTGATGTCCCGCCTCCACCGCTGGGCCGCCACGCGCGTGCAGGCGAACCAACTGAGCGGGGAGTTGAGTCTGCGTCAGCTCACCCTGCTCTACGCCATCCGGCAGGGAGTCTCCTCTCCCAGGCTCCTGGCGCGGCGGCTGCTGGTCACCCCCGCCGTCATCACCGGACTGCTCGACCGCCTGGAGCGGCAGGGCTACGTGCGACGCGAGGCCGAGCCCGATGACCGGCGGCGGCTGCGCACGGTGCTGACGGAGGCTGGACTGGCGGTGAGCCAACAGGTCCGGCAGGCGGTGACCGGTGACCTGGCCGCCCAGTTCGCGAGCGCCTCCCCGGCGGAGCTGAAGGAACTGGGCCGCGCGCTGGATCTCGTGGAGCGTGCGATCGGCGCGCTGGAGCAACGCACGCCCTCTCCCCCGGAGGGAGGGCTGGAGGACGAGGAGGTGCGCTCCGCCCGGCCGAGACGTGTGCCGCCCGCGAGCGGCGGCCAAAAAAAGAAGTGA
- a CDS encoding glutathione S-transferase family protein, producing MMRILFHIQTSPFARRTRLALAHKGLTVELRHVRAHPEFLEESRRLSPLKTTPVLVEEDGRVLGDSTAISHYLDRAYPSAPRLWPSEPDDALAVFEVASLVDVALGTVADLGARYYALHSSEAWSAVKTEAMERVQRALDALGQRVSVLSRPTIARSGWSAADMWLVTAEHWLATLPQRAPKYPVLAQMVSLGWRLPSELRRWADQHRNRPDMIALG from the coding sequence ATGATGCGCATCCTCTTCCACATCCAGACCTCACCCTTCGCCCGCCGTACCCGCCTCGCACTCGCGCACAAGGGGCTCACCGTCGAACTGCGTCACGTGCGTGCCCACCCGGAGTTCCTCGAGGAGTCGCGCCGCCTCTCCCCGCTCAAGACGACCCCCGTCCTCGTCGAGGAGGATGGGCGTGTCCTCGGGGACTCGACCGCGATCTCCCACTACCTCGATCGGGCCTACCCCTCGGCTCCGAGGCTCTGGCCTTCGGAGCCCGATGATGCGCTCGCCGTCTTCGAGGTCGCCTCGCTCGTCGACGTCGCCCTGGGCACGGTCGCCGATCTCGGCGCCCGGTACTACGCGCTTCACTCCTCCGAGGCCTGGAGTGCCGTGAAGACCGAGGCGATGGAGCGCGTCCAGCGCGCGCTGGACGCACTGGGCCAGCGCGTCTCGGTGCTCTCGCGCCCCACCATCGCCCGGAGTGGCTGGTCGGCGGCGGACATGTGGCTCGTCACCGCGGAGCACTGGCTCGCCACCTTGCCCCAGCGTGCGCCCAAGTACCCCGTGCTCGCGCAGATGGTCTCGCTCGGTTGGCGCTTGCCCTCGGAGCTCCGCCGCTGGGCCGATCAGCACCGCAACCGGCCCGACATGATCGCGCTCGGCTAG
- a CDS encoding imm11 family protein gives MSNQDRYFRLTGDVHIPGRWYVQGPWDAEGRRSIPGRLQEGNALSLDWRPFFSVRYPGQALDYTETEATAVVSHRFVSLCEQLGIQNDVQFIPARVENKSEQYFILNTLHIIRCIDEARCEEVTFWEPRHGEPERVGEYRNVAGLRIDPTKVGGANIFRPWGWTVVLIVSERVKLAMEEEGLSGTKFIEV, from the coding sequence ATGAGCAATCAGGATAGATACTTCCGTCTAACGGGCGACGTACACATTCCGGGGCGTTGGTATGTCCAAGGCCCCTGGGACGCTGAGGGAAGGAGGAGCATTCCCGGGCGGCTACAAGAGGGAAATGCTTTGAGCTTGGACTGGAGGCCCTTCTTCTCTGTGCGTTACCCCGGGCAGGCACTCGATTATACAGAAACAGAGGCCACTGCTGTTGTAAGCCATCGCTTTGTTTCCCTGTGCGAGCAGCTAGGCATCCAGAACGACGTGCAATTCATCCCGGCACGAGTGGAAAATAAGTCTGAGCAGTATTTCATCCTCAACACACTCCACATCATCAGGTGTATTGATGAGGCCCGATGCGAGGAGGTTACATTTTGGGAGCCCAGGCATGGAGAGCCAGAAAGGGTGGGCGAATACCGGAACGTCGCCGGCCTGAGGATAGATCCGACGAAGGTGGGCGGCGCTAATATCTTCCGTCCTTGGGGCTGGACGGTGGTGCTGATCGTCTCCGAGCGCGTCAAGCTGGCCATGGAGGAAGAAGGTCTCTCCGGTACCAAGTTCATCGAAGTGTGA
- a CDS encoding DUF5953 family protein: MPATQENELAITVYAPELVGNDGRPLAVVHGMERALPGLRLEWTISSEGKRIPVPQREAFLARGRPNGRGFPLLRNGDDDFRVTVTGLELPAGSSPGGQAQLDIHAVLPLTVDGIAAAEEVLEAIAEGARAFWGHATPFNAGVDIARQTKNWAANPQPPPRGLPALKLPWNIRSPEIPARLGWLNYWSAAAARAIGFPDSTRDSDLLSRSRRTASGGWVVQLTDAPLDLDNLAHLDALLRAYERFPEVGGRSTP; the protein is encoded by the coding sequence ATGCCAGCCACACAAGAAAATGAACTTGCCATTACCGTTTACGCACCAGAACTCGTGGGCAACGATGGCCGCCCTTTGGCCGTTGTTCATGGAATGGAGCGTGCGCTCCCTGGCTTGCGCCTGGAGTGGACGATTTCTAGCGAGGGGAAGCGCATCCCAGTGCCGCAGCGCGAGGCATTTCTCGCCCGAGGGAGGCCAAACGGGCGTGGCTTTCCGCTCCTCCGCAACGGGGATGATGACTTCCGGGTCACGGTGACTGGATTGGAACTACCGGCGGGCAGCTCGCCGGGTGGCCAAGCCCAGCTCGATATTCATGCGGTGTTGCCTCTGACCGTAGACGGCATCGCGGCGGCCGAGGAGGTGCTGGAAGCCATAGCGGAGGGTGCTCGCGCCTTCTGGGGGCATGCAACGCCGTTCAACGCGGGAGTAGATATTGCGCGCCAGACGAAAAACTGGGCGGCGAATCCGCAGCCTCCACCCCGAGGGCTGCCAGCGCTAAAGCTCCCATGGAACATCCGCTCGCCTGAGATTCCGGCTCGCCTTGGATGGCTGAACTACTGGTCGGCCGCTGCCGCACGGGCCATCGGCTTTCCGGACTCGACTCGCGATTCGGACCTGCTCTCGCGCTCACGGCGCACGGCGTCGGGGGGGTGGGTTGTGCAGCTCACCGATGCACCGCTCGACCTGGACAACCTCGCCCACCTGGACGCGCTACTGCGGGCTTACGAGCGCTTCCCGGAGGTCGGCGGGCGCTCCACCCCTTGA
- a CDS encoding DUF6310 domain-containing protein — MRFRACIALLLYVSACATSAPSSRKLAARDPRPNLQRAATLPWTDGGRCAVREASEPWSVLVERCFHALDHDRIEFHDRTGKCAIASAGAAAVGLGVCVLAAPELVVGAVVVAGVVVVGFAIKEALDTYAEKRGRPQARPVPETRPVPEVKPVPETKPAPQEPSPKKRPKPEPRAPDFPPLEPPEVTERDRNRCEPVPVPYHRGGNKLHNKCADRIPFNSFPGGDVFVNGKNFDALQLATRTLWEVKTDNFDTYPPDLRDIVVEGLVEKLRHERALALACGFDFRVGVRSPAHKAALERTAPDLDGVIVVMEWC; from the coding sequence ATGCGTTTCCGAGCGTGCATCGCACTTTTGCTCTATGTCTCTGCCTGCGCTACGTCAGCGCCCAGCTCAAGAAAGCTGGCGGCCCGAGACCCGAGGCCCAACCTCCAGCGAGCGGCGACGCTGCCCTGGACGGATGGGGGGCGTTGCGCCGTCCGCGAAGCTTCTGAGCCCTGGTCCGTGCTGGTGGAGCGGTGCTTTCATGCCCTGGACCATGACCGGATCGAGTTTCACGACCGCACGGGAAAATGCGCGATCGCCTCGGCGGGTGCCGCTGCCGTGGGGCTTGGGGTCTGCGTGCTGGCGGCACCGGAGCTCGTCGTGGGGGCGGTAGTTGTGGCGGGCGTGGTGGTGGTGGGCTTCGCCATCAAAGAAGCGTTGGATACTTACGCGGAGAAGAGGGGTCGTCCCCAGGCAAGGCCCGTGCCTGAAACGCGCCCCGTGCCAGAAGTGAAGCCCGTGCCCGAAACAAAGCCCGCGCCGCAGGAGCCCTCGCCGAAAAAAAGGCCCAAGCCGGAGCCAAGAGCACCGGATTTCCCTCCTCTGGAGCCACCCGAAGTCACGGAGCGAGATCGCAACAGGTGCGAGCCCGTCCCAGTGCCGTACCACCGTGGCGGTAATAAACTGCACAACAAGTGCGCCGACAGAATTCCGTTCAACAGTTTCCCCGGCGGGGATGTGTTCGTGAATGGGAAAAACTTCGACGCGCTGCAACTGGCCACGCGCACGCTCTGGGAGGTCAAGACCGACAATTTCGATACGTACCCACCCGACCTTCGAGACATCGTGGTCGAGGGCCTGGTGGAAAAGTTGCGGCATGAGCGCGCCCTCGCTCTGGCTTGCGGATTTGACTTCCGGGTCGGCGTGCGGAGCCCCGCGCACAAAGCCGCGCTGGAACGCACGGCCCCGGATCTCGATGGAGTCATCGTAGTTATGGAGTGGTGCTGA
- a CDS encoding sulfatase family protein: MNTLSGEMRPATPLPFVRVLTWACRGGLCAFIGLYTLCAVLNMQLGYQGNENTELTALVWREWRHVVLGQVARLLTAHTVLGLLAGLGLGLGAWGVGVKRWSAAFLWGLGGSLLLALLALLGDMAHHPHLYAATLYTRAEWTRALLLAVSQTSPAPWRALAALLLTLAPVLALWRLGREHRGEVRTPRLAPAALKPLGVAVLGALLMGLLLAWNPGSAASSERPRRPNLLILASDGLRPDHLSGNGYPRPTSPHIDRLMREGSHFEETLVQIPRTGPSWTTLLSSQWAGQHPIRHTMVGPEARAQSFPTLATALREAGWRTEVLSDYAGDIFSRLPLGFEHVSAPSFNFPELIRQRMLITQVTLLPWTALVPSFFPERRQFPELTDPSPLAASTRRALEGVGSDEPFALLVFASVTHFPYAAPHPHEGRFLTPGESGPWHFGATPQMEPPRAPPSNSDKAALVANYDASVLAFDAFVGRTMEELERRGLEEDTLVVVLSDHGEHLEESDRGMGHGEHLWGGEALRVPFILRWPGKVAAGREVAVRARAIDVAPTLLDLLGVEAPARFQGRSLAAQLTPGWEPPALEELPALIETDIWFSERDGQRYQRFRLPYPWLYETMRAEPGTGDLSLKPEWEETVERARHRGLYLGRWKLLELPTREGVRVELYDVHEDPEERHEVSAAHPEVVSELRARLHRERTWGEQDAL, translated from the coding sequence ATGAACACCCTGTCCGGTGAGATGAGGCCCGCGACCCCGCTCCCTTTCGTGCGTGTGCTCACCTGGGCCTGCCGGGGCGGGCTGTGCGCCTTCATCGGTCTCTACACCCTGTGTGCCGTGCTCAACATGCAGTTGGGCTATCAGGGCAACGAGAACACCGAACTCACCGCGCTGGTGTGGCGGGAGTGGCGGCACGTGGTGTTGGGGCAGGTGGCCCGCCTTCTCACGGCCCATACGGTGCTGGGGCTGCTCGCGGGGCTCGGCCTGGGGCTGGGCGCGTGGGGCGTGGGCGTGAAGCGGTGGAGCGCGGCCTTCCTTTGGGGACTCGGCGGAAGCCTGCTCCTCGCGCTGCTCGCGCTCCTGGGGGACATGGCTCACCATCCCCACCTCTACGCCGCCACGCTCTACACGCGCGCGGAATGGACGCGGGCCCTGCTGCTGGCTGTCAGTCAGACGTCTCCCGCGCCCTGGCGGGCCCTGGCCGCGCTGCTCCTCACGCTCGCCCCCGTGTTGGCGCTCTGGCGTCTCGGGAGGGAGCATCGAGGGGAGGTCCGGACGCCGCGGCTCGCACCGGCCGCGCTGAAGCCCTTGGGGGTGGCCGTCCTGGGTGCGCTGCTCATGGGACTGCTGCTCGCGTGGAACCCCGGCTCCGCGGCCTCCTCCGAGCGGCCCCGCCGCCCCAACCTGCTCATCCTCGCCTCGGATGGGCTGCGGCCGGATCACCTCTCGGGCAACGGGTATCCCCGCCCGACGTCGCCGCACATCGACCGGCTCATGCGCGAGGGCAGTCACTTCGAGGAGACGCTCGTGCAGATTCCGCGCACGGGGCCCTCGTGGACGACGCTGCTGAGTTCGCAGTGGGCGGGCCAGCACCCCATCCGTCACACCATGGTGGGCCCCGAGGCGCGCGCTCAATCCTTTCCCACGCTCGCCACCGCGCTGCGCGAGGCGGGCTGGCGGACGGAGGTGCTGTCCGACTACGCGGGCGACATCTTCTCGCGCCTGCCGTTGGGCTTCGAGCACGTGAGCGCCCCCTCCTTCAACTTCCCCGAGCTCATCCGCCAGCGCATGCTCATCACCCAGGTGACGCTGCTGCCGTGGACCGCGCTCGTGCCCTCGTTCTTCCCCGAGCGGCGGCAATTTCCCGAGCTCACCGACCCTTCCCCGCTCGCGGCGAGCACCCGCCGCGCGCTCGAGGGCGTCGGCTCCGACGAGCCCTTCGCGCTGCTCGTGTTCGCCTCGGTGACACACTTCCCCTACGCCGCGCCGCATCCGCACGAGGGTCGATTCCTCACACCTGGAGAGAGCGGACCCTGGCACTTCGGGGCCACGCCCCAGATGGAGCCGCCGCGCGCGCCTCCGAGTAACTCGGACAAGGCGGCGCTGGTGGCCAACTACGATGCGAGCGTGCTCGCCTTCGATGCGTTCGTGGGGCGGACGATGGAGGAGCTGGAGCGGCGGGGGCTCGAGGAGGACACGCTGGTGGTGGTGCTGTCGGACCACGGCGAGCACCTGGAGGAGAGCGACCGGGGAATGGGCCATGGGGAGCACCTGTGGGGCGGCGAGGCCCTGCGCGTGCCCTTCATCCTGCGCTGGCCGGGGAAGGTGGCGGCGGGCCGGGAGGTGGCGGTGCGCGCCCGGGCCATCGACGTGGCGCCCACCCTGCTGGATCTGTTGGGCGTGGAGGCCCCGGCGCGCTTCCAGGGGCGCTCGTTGGCCGCCCAGCTCACGCCGGGGTGGGAGCCTCCCGCGCTGGAGGAGTTGCCCGCGCTCATCGAGACAGACATCTGGTTCTCGGAGCGGGATGGCCAGCGCTACCAACGGTTCCGCCTGCCCTACCCCTGGCTCTACGAGACCATGCGGGCGGAGCCCGGCACGGGGGACCTGTCACTCAAGCCCGAGTGGGAGGAGACGGTGGAGCGCGCCAGGCACCGGGGCCTCTACCTGGGCCGCTGGAAGCTGCTGGAGCTGCCCACGCGAGAGGGCGTGCGCGTGGAGCTCTATGACGTCCACGAGGACCCCGAGGAGCGGCACGAGGTGTCCGCTGCGCATCCCGAGGTGGTGTCTGAATTGCGCGCCCGGCTCCACCGGGAGCGCACCTGGGGCGAGCAGGACGCGCTGTAG
- the cysC gene encoding adenylyl-sulfate kinase yields MKPSGDDAVRSKGFILWFTGLSGAGKSTLSVEVSRRLMPRHSVDILDGDEIRNFLSRGLGFTRPDREENIRRIGFVARRLARHGIAVLSAAISPYRDSRDEVRRLAAEEGIPFLEVYMQASLEVLIRRDVKGLYKKALAGEIPHFTGISDPYEPPESPEILILSDSESVEMSVARVLAVLEERGLTSPAR; encoded by the coding sequence GTGAAACCATCAGGGGACGACGCCGTCCGGTCGAAAGGCTTCATCCTTTGGTTCACGGGCCTGTCCGGCGCGGGCAAGAGCACGCTCTCGGTGGAAGTCAGCCGCCGACTGATGCCCAGACATTCCGTGGACATCCTCGATGGGGATGAGATCCGCAACTTTCTCTCGCGCGGACTGGGTTTCACCCGGCCGGACCGCGAGGAGAACATCCGGCGGATCGGCTTCGTGGCGCGGCGGCTCGCCAGGCATGGCATCGCGGTGCTCTCCGCCGCCATCTCCCCGTATCGAGACTCGCGCGACGAGGTGCGGCGGTTGGCGGCCGAGGAGGGCATCCCGTTCCTCGAGGTATACATGCAAGCCAGTCTGGAGGTCCTCATCCGTCGAGACGTGAAGGGGCTCTACAAGAAGGCCCTGGCGGGTGAGATTCCCCACTTCACGGGCATCTCGGATCCCTACGAGCCGCCCGAGTCGCCCGAGATCTTGATCCTCAGTGATTCGGAGAGCGTGGAGATGAGCGTGGCCCGCGTCCTCGCTGTCCTCGAGGAGCGGGGGCTGACCTCGCCGGCTCGATGA
- a CDS encoding cytochrome P450, producing the protein MTHRPHVYAPEIWNNPHPFYAALRREAPVSQVEPGGMWAVTRYEDVLYVLKNPQLFSSEGFRSAVQPAWLEQRNPVIDSILMMDPPTHTRLRSLITRTFSAPGVARLESSIRASAESIVADMLARRRVDFVESMALALPSRAMGALLGLDASLAPRFKSWADAVTGVGIIPAEATERRAELVAFLDDMKHHLTGVLELRQREPGNDVVSDLLQARAQGGVMSDDELMGFLVLLLVAGLETTYDLLGLCGLTLADNPDIWARLKKDRTLVPKFIEEVLRFESPSQSTIRTTTQETELGGVKLPKGATVLVQFVSANRDESVYRDAHRFDMDRTGVPSLAFGQGIHFCVGAPLARLEARLAVEVLLERCDRLVREPGPVTWNVAVTTRGPAVLPMELHPA; encoded by the coding sequence ATGACCCACCGACCCCACGTCTACGCGCCCGAGATCTGGAACAACCCACACCCCTTCTATGCGGCACTTCGGCGGGAAGCGCCGGTGAGCCAGGTGGAGCCGGGAGGAATGTGGGCGGTGACCCGCTACGAGGACGTGCTCTACGTCCTCAAGAATCCGCAGCTCTTCTCGTCCGAGGGCTTCCGTTCCGCCGTGCAGCCGGCCTGGCTCGAGCAGCGCAACCCGGTGATCGACTCCATCCTGATGATGGATCCGCCGACCCACACCCGCTTGCGGTCGCTCATCACCCGGACCTTCTCGGCTCCGGGCGTGGCCCGCCTGGAGTCCTCCATCCGCGCCTCGGCGGAGTCGATCGTCGCCGACATGTTGGCGCGCCGCCGGGTGGACTTCGTCGAGTCGATGGCCCTGGCGCTGCCCTCGCGCGCCATGGGCGCGCTGCTGGGGCTGGATGCCTCGTTGGCGCCACGCTTCAAGAGCTGGGCGGACGCGGTGACGGGCGTCGGCATCATCCCCGCGGAGGCCACGGAGCGACGGGCCGAGCTGGTCGCGTTCCTGGACGACATGAAGCACCACCTGACGGGCGTCCTGGAGCTGCGCCAACGCGAGCCCGGCAATGACGTGGTGAGCGATCTGCTGCAGGCCCGAGCACAAGGCGGGGTGATGTCGGATGACGAGCTGATGGGCTTCCTCGTCCTGCTGCTCGTCGCGGGCCTGGAGACGACGTATGACCTGCTGGGGCTCTGCGGGCTGACGCTGGCGGACAACCCGGACATCTGGGCGCGGCTGAAGAAGGACCGGACGCTCGTGCCCAAATTCATCGAGGAGGTGCTGCGCTTCGAGTCCCCCTCCCAGTCCACCATCCGCACCACCACCCAGGAAACGGAGCTGGGTGGGGTGAAGCTGCCCAAGGGAGCCACGGTGCTCGTGCAGTTCGTCTCGGCCAACCGGGACGAGTCCGTCTATCGCGATGCCCACCGCTTCGACATGGATCGCACGGGCGTACCGAGTCTGGCCTTTGGCCAGGGCATCCACTTCTGTGTGGGGGCGCCCCTGGCCCGGCTGGAGGCGCGCCTGGCCGTGGAGGTGCTGCTCGAGCGGTGTGACCGGCTGGTGCGCGAGCCCGGTCCCGTGACGTGGAACGTGGCGGTCACGACCCGTGGGCCCGCGGTGCTCCCCATGGAGCTGCACCCGGCCTGA
- a CDS encoding acetate/propionate family kinase, which produces MNGPLLVINSGSSSLKFGVYAHREGHEAVLFKGVVRHIGGERGTLSLQDAHGQKVFEKSAPYPTQREAFERAMDRLESLGHTPPVAIGHRVVHGGPHLREHRALTDEVLHTLEATTHFAPLHVPPALELIHHARGRYPSVPQFACFDTVFHRTLPEEAAVFPVPREYREQGVERYGFHGLSYESIVERLKPRVPERTVVAHLGSGASLAALRHGLSVDTTMGFTPTGGIPMGTRTGDIDPGVLLWLLRQGHVDTEGLESLVNHDSGLKALSGGTSDMSELTRAAGFGDAPAALALSVFVRSIAKTIGAYATVLGGIDLLVFTGGIGENSPIVRQRVCAMLGPLGLVLDDGRNRDGQGVISASGSRGTIQILPSEEEEQIARHTRRLMRA; this is translated from the coding sequence ATGAACGGCCCCCTGCTGGTCATCAACAGTGGCTCGTCCTCGCTGAAGTTCGGCGTGTATGCGCACCGCGAGGGTCATGAGGCCGTGCTGTTCAAGGGCGTGGTGCGGCACATCGGGGGCGAGCGGGGCACCCTGTCCCTCCAGGACGCCCACGGACAGAAGGTGTTCGAGAAGTCCGCGCCCTACCCCACCCAGCGCGAGGCGTTCGAGCGGGCCATGGATCGGCTGGAGTCCCTCGGCCACACCCCACCCGTGGCGATCGGCCACCGCGTCGTCCATGGAGGGCCGCACCTGCGGGAGCACCGGGCACTGACCGACGAGGTCCTTCACACCCTGGAGGCGACGACGCACTTCGCGCCCCTGCATGTGCCGCCGGCGCTCGAGCTCATCCACCACGCGCGCGGGCGCTACCCGTCCGTGCCCCAGTTCGCGTGCTTCGACACGGTCTTCCACCGCACCCTGCCCGAGGAGGCGGCCGTCTTCCCGGTACCGCGCGAGTACCGGGAGCAGGGCGTGGAGCGCTACGGCTTCCACGGGCTCTCCTACGAATCCATCGTGGAGCGGCTCAAGCCCCGCGTGCCCGAGCGCACCGTCGTGGCGCACCTGGGCAGCGGAGCCAGCCTGGCCGCGCTCCGGCACGGCCTCTCCGTGGACACCACCATGGGGTTCACCCCCACGGGCGGCATTCCCATGGGCACGCGCACGGGCGATATCGACCCCGGCGTGCTGCTCTGGCTGCTGCGCCAGGGCCACGTGGATACCGAGGGGCTCGAGTCCCTGGTGAACCACGACTCGGGGCTCAAGGCGCTCTCCGGAGGCACGAGCGACATGTCCGAGCTCACGCGGGCCGCGGGGTTCGGTGATGCGCCGGCGGCGCTGGCGCTCTCGGTCTTCGTGCGGAGCATCGCCAAGACGATCGGGGCCTATGCGACGGTGCTCGGCGGAATCGACCTGCTCGTCTTCACGGGAGGCATCGGCGAGAACAGTCCCATCGTGCGTCAGCGCGTCTGCGCGATGCTCGGCCCGCTGGGGCTGGTGCTCGATGACGGCCGCAACCGGGACGGCCAGGGAGTCATCTCGGCATCCGGCTCGCGCGGGACGATCCAGATCCTCCCCAGCGAGGAAGAGGAGCAGATCGCCCGCCATACGCGCCGGCTGATGCGGGCCTGA